GCTACGAGTCACCGAATGCGACACGCTGCAAGAGAGGTCGAGGCGCGCCTAACGAGAGCAAAGAGACGACACCGGCACCGCGGCGCTGCAGTACACGACTACACGAGTACCGGGCGAGCAGGCAGGGCGGATGCTTTCCATCGGGCTCGCGCGTTCCGCACCGCACGGCTCCGCGTGCGCGCGTTATGCGTGGCACCTGCTCGCCCGTTCGCCCGCCGGATCCCGCCGCGCAGAGCAAGCCAGCATCGGACATGTCGTGGGCGCGCCCCCGAAACCAAAAGTTGCCTCTTCCAGACGCCGCCATACGAAAATTGCACTGGATATACTCAGCCATGCTTATTAAAATTGTTTATTTTTATCGAGATTTATACTAAAAAAGTAGATGTAAAAAATATAAGTAGGTAAGAAAATCAACAGATAGATAGTATCAGTTAGGAAAAATAGACGATCAAAATAGATCGTGCGTGCAAAAAAAACATACAGATTTGCATTTCCTGATAGCACCATATAGCACTTCGTTACGTGTCTCCACGTTGCGCCTACGTCCTCGTTGCCGCTATCGCTTGCAGCCTACCGATATAGCGCACCAACTCACAGTGGGACGTCCTGATTAGCGGCTATAGGCACGGTGTATGAACTGACAGCAGTCACCTTGAATTGAGCAAGCAGAACACAAGAGGGAGCAGCTCCGTGACCATCCTCTTAGTGCGCTCTGTTGTGCCTACTCGTTTCTTGATTAGCAGTTATGGGCACAGTGCATGACCTGACGATTGTGACCATAGATTGAGCACGCAAAACGCAAGTGAGAAGCTGTCGACAAGCAAGGGGGCGACGAGGGAGGACGCCAAGAGGGTCGTGTCTGTGGAGATTCGGAACAAGCTGGACATGGTGACCACGCTTGTTGGCCGGCGTGGCGGATGTGGTGAATTAAATACAcataaaatcctaaaatacACCTAAAATTGCGACGATGCTGAAGAAGATGGTTCGTCCATTGGGTTGCACGGCGTAGGAAGTGAACTCCCCGGGGCTTGAACAGTGGTTTCGCCAGGAGCAGGTACCACGATCGGCCCCAGCACTGGCCGCCGGTTTCTCCTAATGGTGACGCGCAAAGCAACTCAACGGAGCCATCAGACAGAGTGAAAAGCCTATCGCCGACGGAGATATAGATAGGGTCATTGGGATATGCCTTGGACCGAGGGTTTAAGACGAGAGCCTCTGTACGGACGTCGAAGACGGGGATGAAGCGCCTGGGCACCAAGGGATGAGTGTCCATCCCGGCGGCCATGGAATGCATGCCTATGATCTTGGTGCCAAAGACAACCGCGAAGTAGAAGGGCAACCCGCGCGGTGCCTCCAAGCAGAAgacggccggtggtgggcgTTGCTTGTCGATGCAGGCGATCGCGCCTTCGCCTGAGATGTTGGTAGCTATCTACCGATTAGCGTTGTAGGAATCAGAGTCCGACAACAAATCCACCTTGCGGATGTTGCATCCCCACGACCAGTCATCCAAGACAAGGTAAAGGCTTGGCCGTCGCCACGCTCACCGGACTGCCACTTTGGCATCCTTGTTCTTCCCTCGTGGCCAACTTGACAGGTCTGATTTCTTCCGTCCTACTTCACCTTGGAGGGCCTGGGGAAAAAATTCTTTGCATCAGTGACACAGGCCCCATCCTGGATGAATGCCACCTGTCCCCCATCGATCTCAAAGCAGCTCGCCTGATTCCCTTATCGATCACTGTTAAGTCTGACAAGCAATAATACTGCGAAGAGTTCAATGCCTCGGTGCTGATGTAACTAGGGAGAAAAGAACTGAACTCAAGATTCAAGAAGAGGGCTCGCAGCAAGAAATTTAGCTGAATGCGAGTGCAGGGCAATGTGAAACAGCTAAGCAATATACATACCACCCGAATAGACGGATGGTAGACGTCTCAATATGATACATAACATTCACAAGATTGATGAAGTGTACACAACCGCTCCAACCAAACTATTGATACAATTATTGAAAATGCCAGCAACGCCGAGCAGCAGTTAGCACAAGATAAGCTAATGTATATTCACCATATGCTGTGCAACTTGATTTTTCTGTCTTTACTCTTTACACGCTAACCAGGGCTTGCTGCTCCAAACcgttaaaaaaaatctgattaACTTTTGACTAGGTTTCTAACAACAGTTTGTCAAATTCCTTCTCTGACATCTACATGgggtgggagggagggagaaagcCTGTAAGCTGTAAGAGCTTTTACTCTTCGAGAACATGTCTAGGAATACACCAAAAGCATGCTGAGACATCTAAACATCAGTCAGAATTATGGATGACACAATCATGACataggcaaggaagaagaacatgaCAATCTGGATGAAGAACTTCGGGTTGTCCCTCAAAGTTGGACCCGCCACTGATCTACTGTTTGAGAATACAAGAATAAACTTTCAGCCATGTACACTCAACGATGAGCGCGAACAGTGCAACAGATCTGTGGCATCATCATACCTGGCAATCCGCTGTGAGAGACGATGGAAGGGTAGACTCTGAATGAAAACAACACCGGGTCCTGTGAGAGATGCTGTTAGCTGGTTGTCACCCTGCATAAGACGATGTTTCTCAGTGCAAGGAAAATAAGGAATTCTGAACATGAACAATTAATAAGGAAACATGAAGCATGGGGAGGAAGAAAAGGATCTACTCACCCCAAAGACTGCTCTTCTAAGTTGGTTAGGGCTCTTCAATTGGAAGTTAATGGTGGTTGCCATAGCCACAACACAAGCAGCATCAACAGTAATAACCTCTCGGGGAGCAAGGATTTTCTGCATGACTAGCAAAATTAAAGAGCAAAATCTGCCTAGTTAATAGGAAGACACCATCCACATGCTACCAAAGTTAACAATAACTTGCTAATGTAAAACATAGGATATGAGATCACATGTCTTGTTTGTGCAAAACAAACTGAGGTCTGGCTGGTCTGCCACTTATAGAACATTTAGGTAATTACCAAATGATGCACACAGTTGATGTCGAACGTGCCAACCTAATGTTGCATGTAACTTTTACTACAAACCTTGTTATCTTTTAGCGTTATATCGTAAACCTTTTACAGCACCATAGCTCCTCTTTTTAAAGTCCAAAATACCTAAAGTTTCTTAAATCTATCCGATTTGCATTACTAAAGAGCAGAATAACATTACATTTTCACAACTGACATCTATATCAGGATGTGAAATAGGGGTGAAACAAATTGTACCTGATCCGCCGCCAACAAGGAAAGCCATCCCCTGGCCCCTAAGCTTTTGTTTAAGAATCATCTGAAGAAGAAATGTAGAGCTTTCATATTCCAGCATGCAAGTTAATCAGGAGCATAGATAAAAGAACCAAAAAGGTACAGATTCCATCATTATCTCCAAATATATGCTATGAATACTGAATAGCACTTGTATTGAATAATAGCCCCATgagggcaatatatagagtacatgaatGCAACACTAGGAATAGGGAAATGACTCTAATATGAATAGGAAAAGGACTCCTGAACAATATAAACTATAACTCAACAGTTTAACCTACCTCTGCACCAATCTCAACGTTCCGCGGTCTCGGCTCAACGGTACTAGTGACTGACACATCATTGACTGAACACAGAAAAGCATCTGCCTGCAGTGATAATTCAGAATGTGAAGAAGTTTGATTGATTTTCAAGCAAATAAAGCGTTAAACAGAACTTACTTGGCAAAGAATTTCTCCACCAAAGTTTGCTAGATCTACCTGTAACAAACACGAGCAGCTACGGTAAGACTAGGATGGCAATTTTGGTACTGACATTAATGCACGATTATAATGCTGATGCCCCTAGAACTGAGCACATTCAGGATCTGCACACATGGTTGAGAGGTAACCCGTAAGAGGCAGCTAAATAGCTAATCACAAGGTATTAACATTTTGTCAATCAATGCAACCATACAGTTAAGGTGGTAAAGACTGGAAAATAATTTAGCGACAGAGATTGTTTAAGCGGATGGTCTAAATTGAACAAGAGAACTAACAAATCTGCATCTGACAGTTAAAAGTTCAAATTTTCAAAGCTACAGAGAAATCATGGAAATTTCAACAACTAGCACATGCAATCTTGTATGTAAGAGGACAGTAGCGATGTATTCCACATTAGCAAACTATTGCTTTGTTCGGCAGGGGAGCTAGATCATGGGTAACAACTTAGAGCCACATTACAAGAGAGAAAAGTGGTACTAAGATTTGAAACATATAATGACTGTTACAAGAGAAAATACTAACCGGCAGTATCCTCCCAGGAAATGGCGCAGCAATTCCGACATATCCATCATCGGAGCCAGGATTGAAGAAAACGGTGCTGCTTATGCTTTTCCCAAAAATCCGCTGCCACACACCTCCATCATTTTCAGGCAAGTAATTATTGTCCATCTGCACGTTCCCAGACATGTAGCACATTGTACCTAAAGAAAACAGCAACGATGAGAAAATCGCATTCTAACAATCTCTAGAGCTATCATGCTACATTTTTCACAGTAGGAAATACACAATAGAGCGCTCTCAATCTCAGTAAGTACCAACCACAACGTGAATCCATTATGAGTTACAGGCTGTGACCAGGTTATGGTCGAAAAGAAGAACTAAACAAAACTGCAATGAGATGACTCACAAATAGGCACTAGAGTAGTAGAGTTGCATGGTTTTGTTTGATGATATGCCGGAAACTTACAACTTCTGCCACATGATTACCAGTTTACCACCTTACTTACTAATTTAACTGAACCCGAACGACACACACAACGAATACTTGTTCAGCAGGCAGGCTGTAGAGAAAAAAGGATTCAATTCAGCTACCTGGTTTCGCAGTCAACTTCTCCTGAGACTTCAACATAACCTAAAAAACATTTTCCCCCGACAATTCGAAATGAGCAGGATTCAATTCAACTGAAGAAAGGAACTAAGAGTAAGAGAACAGATTTGAGCACCAGAAACTACCTGCAGGACCTGCACATCTCCGCCGGATATCTGAAACGCCGTCACAGATCCTTGCTGGCTCTGCAAACAACCCACGCCGTTCAAACAGGATCAGATCCGGACGATGAGAAACAGAACCCATGAGCGCCGGATCGGGTCGATCCAGACCCACGAGCTCGGATCCAACCCTAACATCTACGCGGAGACGAGACATCCGTGCGAAGAAAAAGGATCAGATCGTGCAGGGGAGGAGCACGGACCTGGTAGACGTATGGCTGGAAAGGCGTGGAGAAGAAGGGCGCAGCCATGGCGGGGGAACCTTCTGGGAGCTTCTAGAAGCGGTCACTGAGCGCCGTCTCTGAGCGTCGTCGTCGGGTTCGGGAGAGTTGCCATTCGGCGGAGACGGCGAGCTGTTCTTTTGGGTTCTGAGGCCAACTCCAGTAGTGCCcctatccagtgctacagtacctcGCAAATTGGTCTCCAGCACACCCATATCCGGTGCTACAGACTGTACAATACTGCTACAGTGTGGAGTTGTAATTTTCCGATTATTGTAGCAGTAcacaacactgtagcagtagtGTTCTTAGGACTGGCAGTTGGTTCGGAGGGAGGAAAACTATGTAGCAATATTGTTTACAGAGGCTAACTATGGATCTGGAGGAAGTAAAAGAGTAGTAGAATGTAGGAAATATgatagttgttggagatgaaaaaataagagatgctgtaatagtatttttgaagatgaaaatttaaggtagctgctggagatagccTGAGCTTAATTACGTGGagatttattttttgttgtccTCACAGGGTTATCTCGGCCGTTGGTTGTGCGATGGACGGCAAGCTGATGCGCCTAGGGTGCTTGCGTGGCCTGTCCGCATAGGCCTATGTGCGCATGGCGGCATGATGTTGGTTaaggaattttttaaaataatattaatttattaaaaaaataaaaatagtagttaaatttaaaaaattataagaataagTACCTGTCGGCACACGGAATACCGATAATCTACATGTCGGTACTCCAAAAACCGATAGCAAACCTGTTGGCATGCGGAATACCGATATGTCGTGGACTCGGTTAAACGGGGTGCCACGTAGGTTTTGCGTGGAGCGCAGTTGCTTGTCGGCACGTGGAATACCAACATGTAAGGACTGTCGGCATGCGGAATGACGACACTGTTACAGAAGAGGTTTTGCAATAGTTAGACAATCTAGACTAGTCTGAAGttgaattgttatgaatatgtagtacaaatatttcatagctgtaggatatttagaatagaaatggATATTTTTTTACAGCAATATATTTAGAATAGTATAGTGTGAACTGAAAGAGTATGTTAGCGGcgatatttgatggttatgtagaatacaagtAATGAGGTTGAATAGATTTTGTAGTCGTAGCTGTTATATGTTGATTATAATTATTTAACCTGACGGAGTATAGTATGGTTGTTAAATCAGGTATATCGACTATAGTGAGGTTCAGAGTTTTTTACGGTCCTGAA
The nucleotide sequence above comes from Phragmites australis chromosome 4, lpPhrAust1.1, whole genome shotgun sequence. Encoded proteins:
- the LOC133915461 gene encoding uncharacterized protein LOC133915461 isoform X4; the protein is MAAPFFSTPFQPYVYQSQQGSVTAFQISGGDVQVLQVMLKSQEKLTAKPGTMCYMSGNVQMDNNYLPENDGGVWQRIFGKSISSTVFFNPGSDDGYVGIAAPFPGRILPVDLANFGGEILCQADAFLCSVNDVSVTSTVEPRPRNVEIGAEMILKQKLRGQGMAFLVGGGSVMQKILAPREVITVDAACVVAMATTINFQLKSPNQLRRAVFGDPVLFSFRVYPSIVSHSGLPDQWRVQL
- the LOC133915461 gene encoding uncharacterized protein LOC133915461 isoform X2; this encodes MAAPFFSTPFQPYVYQSQQGSVTAFQISGGDVQVLQVMLKSQEKLTAKPGTMCYMSGNVQMDNNYLPENDGGVWQRIFGKSISSTVFFNPGSDDGYVGIAAPFPGRILPVDLANFGGEILCQADAFLCSVNDVSVTSTVEPRPRNVEIGAEMILKQKLRGQGMAFLVGGGSVMQKILAPREVITVDAACVVAMATTINFQLKSPNQLRRAVFGGDNQLTASLTGPGVVFIQSLPFHRLSQRIARSVAGPTLRDNPKFFIQIVMFFFLAYVMIVSSIILTDV
- the LOC133915461 gene encoding uncharacterized protein LOC133915461 isoform X1: MAAPFFSTPFQPYVYQSQQGSVTAFQISGGDVQVLQVMLKSQEKLTAKPGTMCYMSGNVQMDNNYLPENDGGVWQRIFGKSISSTVFFNPGSDDGYVGIAAPFPGRILPVDLANFGGEILCQADAFLCSVNDVSVTSTVEPRPRNVEIGAEMILKQKLRGQGMAFLVGGGSVMQKILAPREVITVDAACVVAMATTINFQLKSPNQLRRAVFGGDNQLTASLTGPGVVFIQSLPFHRLSQRIASRSVAGPTLRDNPKFFIQIVMFFFLAYVMIVSSIILTDV
- the LOC133915461 gene encoding uncharacterized protein LOC133915461 isoform X3, whose product is MAAPFFSTPFQPYVYQSQQGSVTAFQISGGDVQVLQVMLKSQEKLTAKPGTMCYMSGNVQMDNNYLPENDGGVWQRIFGKSISSTVFFNPGSDDGYVGIAAPFPGRILPVDLANFGGEILCQADAFLCSVNDVSVTSTVEPRPRNVEIGAEMILKQKLRGQGMAFLVGGGSVMQKILAPREVITVDAACVVAMATTINFQLKSPNQLRRAVFGDPVLFSFRVYPSIVSHSGLPVDQWRVQL